One part of the Oceanihabitans sp. IOP_32 genome encodes these proteins:
- a CDS encoding acyl carrier protein, which translates to MTKEELISKLKAIIAPYIQDEDAFKNLSEDTDFVKDLKINSANLVDIILDIEDAFDIRLENEDMEKMLDVKSAMHIVNTKLKA; encoded by the coding sequence ATGACAAAAGAAGAACTCATTAGCAAACTTAAAGCCATTATCGCGCCGTATATTCAAGATGAAGACGCTTTTAAAAACTTATCTGAAGACACCGATTTTGTTAAAGATTTAAAGATAAATTCGGCAAATTTGGTAGATATTATTTTAGATATTGAAGATGCCTTCGACATACGGTTAGAAAACGAGGATATGGAAAAAATGCTCGATGTAAAATCGGCAATGCACATCGTGAATACCAAACTAAAAGCTTAA
- a CDS encoding 4'-phosphopantetheinyl transferase superfamily protein: protein MVGNDIVDLEEAKKASNWKRPRFLDKLFTSKEQQLIHNSKNAFLMVWRLWTMKEAAYKLYTQLHPSRFYNPKGFECFIDNGNGTVRFKDFHCHTKTQIESKYIVSEARLTEAKMTSKVIKFKENSSSEKQGNLIKNRVLHALSKLNKVPVAHLIFKKSEFGIPAVHFNSETIEISMSHHGCFGAYAI from the coding sequence ATGGTTGGTAACGATATTGTTGATTTGGAGGAAGCAAAAAAAGCTTCGAATTGGAAACGCCCACGTTTTTTAGACAAACTTTTTACTTCAAAAGAGCAGCAGTTAATCCATAATTCTAAAAATGCGTTTCTTATGGTGTGGCGTTTATGGACTATGAAAGAAGCGGCTTATAAATTGTATACGCAATTACATCCGAGTCGCTTTTATAACCCGAAAGGTTTTGAGTGTTTTATCGATAATGGAAACGGAACCGTAAGATTTAAAGATTTTCATTGTCATACTAAAACTCAAATAGAATCTAAATATATTGTATCTGAAGCGCGATTAACCGAGGCTAAAATGACTTCAAAAGTCATCAAGTTTAAAGAGAATTCAAGCTCAGAAAAACAAGGTAATCTTATTAAAAATAGGGTATTACATGCACTGTCTAAGCTTAATAAAGTTCCTGTAGCCCATTTAATATTTAAAAAATCAGAATTTGGTATTCCTGCGGTTCACTTTAATTCTGAAACAATAGAAATAAGTATGAGTCACCACGGATGTTTTGGCGCTTATGCGATATAA
- a CDS encoding universal stress protein, translating to MTDIKNILVALDLSDTDDTLINYASFIADTLQAEKVYFVHNIKKYAISELFEEQLRDLNLDELIGDELNDKVEATFKSAVEWEVLISEDPNSESLINYIVNKYQIHLALIGNKNKSKGIGVVSGKLLRLLKCNILSIPEDAKPVISNIWAGTDFSNASKRVLNVAQHLQRLTSAQVKSLHVYSIPMQFSPYIPKNHLDRKIENHLNEKYKKFIKKVDYKGELTNLITKAKEGGVAETFRALAERSGADLIIVGAKGGNTFSSLIIGSVTEELFNQDLQVPLWVVK from the coding sequence ATGACAGATATAAAAAACATTCTAGTTGCCCTAGATCTATCCGATACAGACGATACTTTAATTAATTACGCTTCATTTATTGCCGATACGCTTCAGGCTGAAAAAGTGTACTTTGTTCACAATATAAAAAAATATGCTATTTCAGAATTATTTGAAGAACAGTTACGCGATTTAAATTTGGATGAACTCATTGGTGATGAATTAAATGATAAAGTTGAAGCAACATTCAAATCGGCTGTAGAATGGGAGGTACTCATATCAGAAGATCCAAACTCTGAGTCCCTCATTAATTATATAGTAAACAAGTATCAAATTCATCTCGCTTTAATCGGAAATAAAAATAAATCAAAGGGTATTGGTGTGGTTAGTGGTAAATTACTGCGTTTACTTAAATGTAACATCTTATCCATTCCTGAAGATGCCAAACCAGTAATTAGTAATATTTGGGCTGGAACAGACTTTTCTAACGCCTCTAAAAGAGTGTTAAACGTTGCGCAACATTTACAACGTCTTACCAGCGCTCAAGTAAAAAGTTTGCACGTGTATAGCATACCCATGCAGTTCTCACCCTATATCCCTAAAAACCATCTAGACCGTAAAATAGAAAATCATTTAAATGAAAAGTACAAGAAATTCATTAAAAAGGTTGACTATAAAGGTGAGCTAACCAATCTTATTACTAAGGCCAAAGAAGGTGGTGTAGCCGAAACATTTAGAGCTCTGGCAGAAAGATCTGGAGCAGACCTCATAATTGTTGGTGCAAAAGGCGGTAATACGTTCTCATCCCTTATTATAGGAAGTGTTACTGAAGAACTATTTAATCAAGATTTACAAGTGCCTTTGTGGGTTGTAAAATAA
- a CDS encoding BCCT family transporter yields the protein MAKKIIRSDEKKSKFGLEVNGPVFFTSAITIVIIITLVLLFEEKADKFFSDTLSLISNNVGWFFILSVNIYLVFMAYLAFSKFGKLRIGGQNAKPEFKTLSWFAMLFSAGMGIGLLFYSIAEPIYHFANPPMAEGGTVEAAKEAMSFTFLHWGFHAWAAYALVGLSLAYFTYTRGLPLTIRSVFYPFLGDRIYGRIGDAIDIFAVLATLCGLATSLGVGVQQISAGLNHLFEIDSGVQTQILLILGITAVATISVVLGVDKGVRVLSEWNMRIAVLLLIIVVILGPTIFIFQSFVQNTGNYLSSFLEISTWTASYTETDWQNAWTIFYWGWWIAWSPFVGMFIARISKGRTVKEFVLGVLLVPSIVTFFWMTAFGSTALHDALLGSEIVVNAVNNDVATALFVFLEDYPFTFILNIVAIVLITGFFVTSSDSGSLVVDSLTTGGKIDAPVGQRIFWAFAEGGIAAVLLLGGGLQALQTATVVTGLPFAIILIIMCFSLYKGLSEDLQELKKRESRKELENYEEIVSTIVKKRNITPQKTLKES from the coding sequence ATGGCTAAGAAAATTATAAGAAGTGACGAAAAAAAATCCAAATTCGGATTAGAAGTTAATGGGCCCGTCTTTTTTACATCGGCAATTACCATTGTTATTATCATAACTTTGGTCCTATTATTTGAAGAAAAGGCTGATAAATTTTTCTCAGATACCCTGAGTCTAATATCTAATAATGTAGGATGGTTTTTTATTCTATCTGTAAATATTTATCTGGTATTCATGGCCTATTTAGCCTTCAGTAAATTCGGGAAACTAAGAATTGGAGGGCAAAATGCAAAACCCGAATTTAAAACACTATCTTGGTTTGCCATGCTATTTAGCGCTGGTATGGGTATAGGTTTATTATTTTACAGTATCGCAGAACCTATTTATCATTTTGCAAATCCACCAATGGCAGAGGGTGGCACCGTAGAAGCTGCAAAAGAAGCCATGAGCTTTACTTTTTTACACTGGGGATTTCATGCCTGGGCAGCCTATGCTTTAGTGGGCTTATCTCTAGCTTATTTTACCTATACTCGAGGGCTTCCGCTTACCATTCGATCTGTTTTTTATCCCTTTTTAGGCGATAGAATATACGGTAGAATTGGAGACGCCATCGATATCTTTGCGGTTTTAGCAACCTTATGTGGTCTTGCAACCTCTTTAGGGGTTGGGGTACAACAAATTTCGGCGGGTTTAAATCATCTTTTTGAAATTGATAGCGGCGTACAAACACAAATACTTTTAATTCTGGGCATTACTGCTGTAGCCACTATATCTGTAGTTTTAGGAGTAGATAAAGGCGTGAGGGTTTTAAGTGAATGGAATATGAGGATTGCCGTTTTATTACTTATAATTGTTGTTATATTAGGTCCTACGATATTTATCTTTCAATCCTTTGTTCAAAATACAGGAAATTATTTATCTAGTTTTCTTGAAATCTCAACTTGGACAGCCAGTTACACCGAAACCGATTGGCAGAATGCTTGGACTATCTTTTACTGGGGCTGGTGGATTGCTTGGTCGCCTTTTGTAGGGATGTTTATTGCGCGTATCTCTAAAGGGCGCACCGTAAAAGAATTCGTTCTTGGTGTGTTATTAGTACCGTCTATAGTTACATTTTTCTGGATGACTGCTTTTGGTAGTACGGCTTTACACGACGCCCTGCTGGGAAGTGAAATTGTAGTGAATGCCGTTAATAACGATGTTGCCACTGCACTTTTTGTGTTTTTAGAAGATTATCCGTTTACATTTATTCTTAACATTGTAGCAATCGTTTTAATTACAGGATTTTTTGTAACCTCATCTGATTCTGGTTCTTTAGTCGTAGATAGTTTAACAACCGGTGGTAAAATTGATGCCCCTGTGGGACAACGTATTTTTTGGGCATTTGCCGAAGGTGGCATTGCAGCAGTACTATTGTTAGGCGGTGGTTTACAAGCCTTACAAACCGCAACGGTTGTAACGGGTTTACCCTTTGCCATAATTTTAATCATCATGTGTTTTTCGCTGTATAAAGGCTTGAGTGAAGACCTCCAAGAACTTAAAAAGCGAGAATCCAGAAAAGAGCTTGAAAACTACGAAGAAATTGTATCTACTATTGTTAAAAAACGTAATATTACCCCTCAAAAAACCTTAAAAGAATCTTAA
- a CDS encoding ABC transporter ATP-binding protein, producing MLQVKNLTFSYKKTPVLKSISFKINAGEHVALIGESGSGKSTILKLLYGTYDLNTGEIFWKDKEILGPKHNLIVGPEYMKYVAQEFDLMPFITVAENIGAFLSNFYPEEKENRIDELLEVVELTSFRNVFVKELSGGQKQRVALARAIAKQPEIILLDEPFSHIDNFKKQSLRRRLFKYLKTHNITCIVATHDKDDVLAFSDRMMVLDQCKIIANNTPEHLYKNPQNKLIASFFGEFNEINNQIIYAHQLKVVTTSNIKAVVKQCYFKGHYYVIEALFNGNNIFFEHPFFLEKNQEVYLSIAS from the coding sequence ATGCTTCAAGTAAAAAACTTAACATTTTCTTATAAAAAAACACCTGTTTTAAAGTCCATTTCTTTTAAAATAAACGCTGGTGAGCACGTTGCACTTATTGGAGAAAGTGGCTCTGGTAAAAGCACCATCTTAAAACTTTTATACGGCACATACGATTTAAACACAGGTGAAATATTCTGGAAGGATAAAGAAATTCTAGGACCAAAACACAATCTTATTGTTGGCCCAGAGTATATGAAATATGTTGCTCAAGAATTCGATTTGATGCCCTTTATTACTGTCGCAGAAAATATTGGCGCGTTTCTCTCTAACTTTTATCCTGAAGAAAAAGAAAACCGTATTGATGAACTTTTAGAAGTTGTAGAATTAACTTCTTTTAGAAATGTATTCGTTAAAGAATTAAGTGGCGGACAAAAACAACGTGTGGCTTTAGCTCGAGCTATAGCCAAACAACCCGAAATAATTTTACTGGATGAACCTTTTAGCCATATCGATAATTTTAAAAAACAATCGTTAAGACGTCGCCTATTTAAATACCTAAAGACCCACAATATAACTTGTATTGTAGCCACTCATGATAAAGATGATGTGTTAGCGTTTTCAGACCGTATGATGGTTTTAGATCAATGTAAAATTATAGCCAATAACACACCTGAACACCTTTATAAAAATCCTCAAAATAAATTAATAGCTTCTTTTTTTGGAGAATTTAATGAGATTAATAATCAAATTATTTATGCACACCAGCTTAAAGTAGTTACCACATCCAACATAAAAGCCGTTGTAAAACAGTGCTATTTTAAAGGGCATTATTATGTGATTGAAGCCCTTTTCAATGGAAATAACATCTTTTTTGAGCACCCATTTTTCTTAGAAAAAAACCAAGAAGTATATTTATCTATAGCTTCATAA
- a CDS encoding prolyl oligopeptidase family serine peptidase has protein sequence MKKLLTSLLVLTIFVSCKKEDKKNAVAVNYPETKTVDTVDNYFDVEVKDPYRWLEDDRSAETEAWVKTQNETTNAYLENIPFRDDLKDRLSTLWNYEKVGAPFIEGEYTYFSKNDGLQNQNVYYRKKEDEDAQVFLDPNTFSKDGTVSLGSGLNFSKDSKFLAYSISEGGSDWRKIIVMNPETRDIIEDTLIDVKFSGMSWYKNEGFYYSSYDKPKGSELSAKTDQHKLYYHKLGTPQKEDVVVYGAKPEEKHRYVSGYVTEDNRYLLISAKTSTSGNKLFIKDLSKPNSELKTILDHTDSDTYCIENEDSKLFLVTNLNAPNGKIVTVDASNPIPENWEDFIPETENVLSPSTGGGFFFAKYMVDAISKVKQYNYNGELVRDIELPGLGTANGFSGKKKDTVLYYSFTNYNTPSSLYALTPETGETTSYWKPAIAFNSADYESKQVFYTSKDGTKIPMMITHKKGLELNGKNPTILYGYGGFNISLTPSFSIPNAVWMEQGGVYAVPNLRGGGEYGKKWHNAGTQLKKQNVFDDFISAGEYLIENNYTSSHYLAIRGGSNGGLLVGAVMTQRPDLAKVALPAVGVLDMLRYHTFTAGAGWAYDYGTANQSKEMFEYLKAYSPVHNVKEGVEYPATLITTGDHDDRVVPAHSFKFAAELQSKQTGTNPTLIRIETDAGHGAGTPVTKIINQYVDIFGFTLFNMGIESLASSKEE, from the coding sequence ATGAAAAAACTATTAACTAGTCTTTTAGTACTTACAATTTTTGTATCGTGCAAGAAAGAGGACAAGAAAAATGCTGTTGCCGTGAATTATCCTGAAACAAAAACAGTCGATACAGTAGACAACTATTTTGATGTTGAGGTTAAAGACCCTTATCGTTGGTTAGAAGATGATAGAAGTGCCGAAACCGAAGCTTGGGTAAAAACACAAAATGAAACTACCAATGCGTATCTTGAAAACATCCCATTTCGCGACGATTTAAAAGACCGTTTATCTACGCTGTGGAATTATGAAAAAGTTGGAGCTCCTTTTATTGAAGGCGAATACACTTATTTTTCTAAAAATGATGGCTTACAAAACCAAAATGTGTACTATAGAAAAAAAGAAGATGAAGACGCCCAAGTGTTTTTAGACCCGAATACCTTCTCTAAAGACGGTACAGTATCTCTAGGAAGTGGTTTAAATTTCTCTAAAGACAGTAAGTTTCTCGCCTATTCGATCTCTGAAGGCGGTAGCGATTGGAGAAAAATTATTGTTATGAATCCCGAAACTCGAGACATTATTGAAGACACGCTTATAGATGTTAAATTTAGTGGTATGTCTTGGTATAAAAATGAAGGTTTCTATTACTCTAGTTATGACAAACCAAAAGGTAGTGAGCTTTCTGCAAAAACCGACCAACACAAATTATACTATCATAAGTTGGGCACCCCACAAAAAGAAGATGTTGTTGTTTATGGTGCCAAACCAGAGGAAAAGCACCGCTACGTTTCTGGCTATGTCACTGAAGATAACCGTTATTTGTTAATCTCTGCAAAAACATCAACATCGGGTAATAAACTCTTTATTAAAGACCTGTCTAAACCAAATAGCGAATTAAAAACTATTTTAGATCACACCGATAGCGACACCTATTGTATTGAAAATGAGGATAGCAAACTGTTTCTAGTTACCAATTTAAATGCGCCAAACGGAAAAATAGTTACTGTTGATGCCTCAAATCCAATTCCAGAAAATTGGGAAGATTTTATTCCAGAAACCGAAAACGTTTTAAGTCCTTCAACTGGAGGTGGCTTTTTCTTTGCTAAATACATGGTCGACGCTATTTCTAAAGTAAAACAATATAACTATAACGGTGAATTGGTTCGAGATATTGAGCTTCCAGGCTTGGGTACCGCCAATGGTTTTAGCGGTAAAAAGAAAGACACCGTATTGTATTATTCGTTTACCAACTACAACACACCTTCTAGTCTGTACGCATTAACGCCAGAAACTGGAGAAACCACATCGTATTGGAAGCCTGCTATCGCCTTTAATAGTGCAGATTACGAGTCGAAGCAAGTGTTTTACACCTCGAAAGATGGAACTAAAATTCCTATGATGATTACGCACAAAAAAGGGTTAGAGCTTAATGGAAAAAACCCGACTATTTTATATGGTTATGGTGGTTTTAATATTAGCTTAACACCTTCTTTTAGCATCCCTAATGCCGTTTGGATGGAACAAGGCGGCGTTTATGCTGTTCCAAATTTACGTGGTGGTGGTGAGTACGGAAAAAAATGGCACAATGCAGGCACGCAACTTAAAAAACAAAATGTATTCGATGATTTTATTTCGGCAGGCGAGTATTTAATCGAAAACAATTATACATCATCTCATTATTTGGCTATTCGAGGCGGCTCAAATGGTGGCTTATTAGTGGGTGCCGTAATGACTCAACGTCCAGATTTAGCCAAAGTAGCCTTACCGGCCGTTGGTGTTTTAGATATGCTACGCTACCATACATTTACCGCCGGGGCAGGATGGGCTTACGATTATGGTACTGCCAATCAAAGCAAAGAAATGTTCGAATACCTAAAAGCGTATTCTCCTGTACATAATGTAAAAGAAGGTGTTGAGTACCCAGCAACCCTAATCACTACGGGCGATCACGACGATAGAGTGGTTCCAGCTCACAGTTTTAAATTTGCTGCCGAATTACAAAGCAAGCAAACAGGAACCAACCCAACCTTAATTCGTATTGAAACCGATGCAGGTCACGGTGCTGGTACTCCAGTAACTAAAATTATTAATCAATACGTAGATATTTTTGGCTTTACGCTTTTTAACATGGGTATAGAATCACTAGCAAGTTCTAAAGAAGAGTAA
- a CDS encoding M28 family metallopeptidase translates to MKSIFFCLWVASLSFNGFAQVEITENELQGHLEFLTSERNAGRFPGGRSNRRVVSYLKKDLKKMGVSAFDLGYIQKFRARLRVEKGLDKKPIVKTSNVVGFIEGNDAALKNEFIVLGAHYDHLGLGGPSSRSDKRNTIHYGADDNASGTAALLEIAEKLISEKHRLKRSIIFIAFGAEEQGLLGSQFFVENPLVPLSQIKLMINMDMVGRLNPEKHVYMGGAGTFPDVVNLMQNLGESLNLTPIVHAGAVGGSDHVSFYKKGISVLGIHTGAHPHYHTPEDTLDLINIEGLKQVSDYVFKTVMRLSTTHYEMAFINQD, encoded by the coding sequence ATGAAATCTATATTTTTTTGTTTATGGGTAGCGAGCCTAAGTTTTAATGGATTCGCTCAAGTTGAGATTACAGAAAATGAACTACAAGGGCATCTTGAGTTTTTAACTTCTGAGCGTAATGCTGGTCGATTTCCTGGTGGACGGTCCAATAGGCGTGTTGTTAGTTATTTAAAAAAGGACTTAAAAAAAATGGGAGTTTCTGCTTTTGATTTGGGATATATTCAAAAATTTAGAGCGAGGCTTCGAGTAGAAAAGGGGTTGGATAAAAAACCTATTGTAAAAACAAGCAATGTGGTTGGCTTTATTGAAGGTAACGATGCTGCTCTTAAAAATGAATTTATTGTTTTGGGTGCGCATTACGATCATTTGGGACTAGGTGGGCCATCTTCAAGATCTGATAAAAGAAACACAATTCATTATGGCGCTGATGATAATGCGAGCGGAACAGCAGCTTTATTAGAAATTGCTGAAAAGTTAATAAGTGAAAAACACCGTTTAAAACGCAGCATTATTTTTATAGCTTTTGGTGCCGAAGAGCAAGGCTTACTGGGAAGTCAGTTTTTTGTTGAAAATCCCTTAGTACCTCTGTCTCAAATTAAGCTGATGATTAATATGGATATGGTGGGGCGATTAAACCCCGAAAAACACGTTTATATGGGTGGTGCGGGTACATTTCCTGATGTTGTAAATTTGATGCAAAATCTAGGTGAGTCTTTAAATTTAACGCCTATTGTACATGCGGGCGCTGTTGGCGGATCGGATCACGTATCTTTTTATAAAAAGGGAATCTCGGTGTTAGGGATACATACGGGTGCACATCCTCACTACCACACGCCTGAAGATACTTTAGACTTAATAAATATTGAAGGTCTTAAACAAGTTAGTGACTATGTTTTTAAAACCGTCATGAGGCTCTCTACAACCCATTACGAGATGGCATTTATTAATCAAGATTAA
- a CDS encoding aspartate-semialdehyde dehydrogenase: protein MKVAIVGATGMVGEVMLKVLAERNFPITELLLVASERSVGKTLKYKDQELTVIGLADAVKAQPEIAIFSAGGETSLEWAPKFAEAGTTVIDNSSAWRMDPNIKLVVPEINAHVLSKEDKIIANPNCSTIQMVMALAPLHEKYKMKRIVVSTYQSVSGTGVKAIKQLENEIAGINGEMAYPYPIGKNALPHCDVFLDNGYTKEEMKLAREPQKIFDDNSFSITATAVRIPTSGGHSEAVNVQFENDFDLSDVRKMIHNTPGLVLQDNTDTNTYPMPIYAHDKDEVFVGRLRRDETQANTLNLWIVADNLRKGAATNTIQIAEYLVKNKLV, encoded by the coding sequence ATGAAAGTAGCCATTGTAGGTGCCACAGGAATGGTTGGCGAAGTCATGCTAAAAGTATTAGCAGAACGTAATTTCCCTATTACTGAATTATTGTTAGTAGCTTCAGAGCGTTCTGTGGGCAAAACACTAAAATATAAAGATCAAGAGCTTACCGTAATAGGCTTAGCCGATGCGGTTAAAGCTCAACCCGAAATAGCGATTTTTTCTGCTGGTGGTGAAACCTCATTGGAGTGGGCGCCCAAATTTGCAGAAGCTGGTACTACAGTTATAGATAACTCTTCGGCGTGGAGAATGGATCCTAATATTAAATTAGTAGTTCCAGAAATTAATGCCCACGTGCTTAGCAAAGAAGACAAAATTATAGCCAACCCCAATTGCTCAACCATACAAATGGTAATGGCTTTGGCACCGCTTCACGAAAAATACAAGATGAAACGCATTGTAGTTTCTACTTACCAATCGGTCTCTGGAACAGGGGTTAAAGCCATAAAACAGCTCGAAAACGAAATAGCTGGTATTAATGGCGAAATGGCCTACCCTTACCCTATTGGCAAAAATGCTTTACCGCATTGCGATGTTTTTTTAGACAACGGTTACACTAAAGAGGAAATGAAATTAGCACGCGAGCCTCAAAAAATATTTGACGATAATAGCTTTTCTATAACCGCCACCGCCGTTAGAATTCCAACTTCTGGAGGACACTCTGAAGCCGTAAACGTGCAGTTTGAAAACGATTTCGATTTATCTGATGTTCGTAAAATGATTCATAACACTCCAGGTCTGGTTTTACAAGACAATACCGATACAAATACCTATCCTATGCCAATTTATGCACACGATAAGGATGAAGTATTTGTAGGCCGACTTAGAAGAGACGAAACACAAGCCAATACTTTAAACCTGTGGATTGTAGCAGATAATCTGCGTAAAGGTGCCGCCACCAATACCATACAAATCGCAGAGTATTTAGTTAAAAATAAGCTCGTTTAA
- the mscL gene encoding large-conductance mechanosensitive channel protein MscL has translation MLKEFKEFAMKGNLIDIAVGFVMGAAFKEVVTAFTGGIVSPLVGLIFESDFKALKLKLKDGTLNDAGEMVGEVFLEYGTFLTHVIDFIIVAFVMFMLVKGVNKMKKKEEPAPEAPAGPSQEDLLAEIRDLLKNK, from the coding sequence ATGCTAAAAGAATTTAAAGAGTTCGCCATGAAGGGCAACCTTATAGACATTGCCGTAGGTTTTGTAATGGGTGCCGCTTTTAAAGAAGTAGTCACTGCCTTTACTGGAGGTATAGTTTCACCGTTAGTGGGCTTAATTTTCGAATCAGACTTTAAAGCTCTAAAATTAAAATTAAAAGACGGCACCTTAAATGATGCTGGAGAGATGGTTGGCGAAGTATTTTTAGAATACGGTACATTTTTAACCCATGTTATCGATTTTATAATTGTAGCTTTTGTAATGTTTATGCTCGTAAAAGGGGTTAATAAAATGAAAAAGAAAGAAGAGCCAGCACCTGAAGCTCCTGCTGGACCTTCTCAAGAAGACTTGCTAGCAGAGATTAGAGACTTACTTAAAAATAAATAA
- the alr gene encoding alanine racemase, whose amino-acid sequence MRKAQETTLEIDLKALKHNFEHLKSKLDSNTKFLAVVKAFAYGSDACVIANYLQDLKVDYFAVAYVNEGIALRAAGITTPILVLHPQAVNFKTCVAHCLEPSLYSSKILKEFIGFASAEKLHQYPIHLKFNTGLNRLGFGVNDIHGIASQLKKSAVVKTKSIFSHLAASEDLNEKEFSLNQIQSFKTISEKFVKAVGYKPMLHMCNTSGILNYPEAHFDMVRSGIGLYGFGNSTVENKNLKPIASLKTVISQIHHIDKGESVGYNRAFKSELPVKTATLPIGHADGIGRQYGKGKGFVTINGQKAPILGNVCMDMIMVNITNINCEEGDEAIVFDAQHTSENLAETVNSISYELLSAISQRVKRIVLK is encoded by the coding sequence ATGCGTAAGGCACAAGAAACCACCCTTGAAATCGATTTAAAAGCACTTAAACATAACTTCGAGCATTTAAAATCTAAACTCGATTCTAACACTAAGTTTCTAGCTGTTGTTAAAGCGTTTGCTTACGGTAGCGATGCCTGTGTAATAGCAAATTATTTACAAGATCTAAAGGTCGATTATTTTGCTGTAGCCTATGTAAATGAAGGCATTGCATTAAGAGCAGCTGGTATTACAACACCTATTTTGGTCTTGCATCCTCAAGCCGTAAATTTTAAAACATGTGTCGCACATTGTTTAGAGCCTAGCTTGTATAGCAGTAAAATTTTAAAAGAATTTATAGGTTTCGCTTCCGCGGAAAAACTCCATCAGTACCCCATACACCTTAAATTTAATACCGGCTTAAACCGATTGGGATTTGGTGTAAATGATATACATGGTATCGCCTCACAACTAAAAAAATCGGCTGTAGTAAAAACAAAATCTATCTTTTCGCATCTCGCAGCGAGTGAAGATTTAAACGAAAAAGAATTCAGCTTAAACCAAATACAATCCTTTAAAACCATATCTGAAAAATTCGTAAAGGCCGTAGGCTACAAACCCATGCTGCATATGTGTAACACGTCTGGTATATTAAATTATCCCGAAGCCCATTTCGATATGGTTAGAAGCGGTATTGGTTTATACGGTTTTGGCAATTCTACTGTAGAAAACAAAAATTTAAAACCTATTGCTAGTTTAAAAACAGTTATATCTCAAATACACCATATCGACAAAGGAGAATCCGTGGGTTACAACCGTGCATTTAAAAGTGAGTTGCCAGTAAAAACGGCAACACTTCCCATTGGCCATGCCGATGGTATTGGTCGACAATATGGTAAGGGTAAAGGCTTTGTAACCATTAACGGCCAAAAAGCTCCCATTTTAGGCAATGTTTGTATGGATATGATTATGGTAAACATTACCAACATTAATTGTGAAGAGGGTGACGAAGCCATTGTTTTTGATGCCCAACACACCTCTGAAAATCTAGCAGAAACCGTAAACTCTATTTCTTACGAACTTTTAAGCGCCATTTCTCAACGTGTAAAGCGTATTGTTTTAAAATAG
- a CDS encoding thymidine kinase, with protein sequence MFLENTVNHKEQFGWIEVICGSMFSGKTEELIRRLKRAQFAQQKVEIFKPAMDVRYDDDLVVSHDANKIPSTPVPAAANIPILADGCDVVGIDEAQFFDDEIVRVCNDLANKGVRVIVAGLDMDYKGNPFGPMPNLMATAEYVTKVHAVCTRTGNLAQYSYRKSKNDNLVLLGEVDEYEPLSRAAYYKAMMRDKARNKNTEDAKSPPNKTNQNNNA encoded by the coding sequence ATGTTTCTTGAAAACACTGTAAATCATAAAGAACAATTTGGATGGATTGAAGTTATTTGCGGCTCCATGTTCTCTGGAAAAACCGAAGAACTTATCCGTAGGCTTAAGCGCGCACAGTTCGCACAACAAAAAGTTGAAATATTTAAACCTGCTATGGATGTGCGTTATGATGATGATTTAGTCGTTTCTCACGATGCCAACAAGATTCCCTCAACCCCTGTTCCCGCTGCAGCTAATATCCCCATTCTTGCGGATGGTTGCGATGTGGTTGGTATAGATGAGGCTCAGTTTTTCGACGATGAGATTGTACGTGTTTGTAACGATTTAGCCAATAAAGGCGTTCGTGTTATTGTTGCCGGACTAGATATGGATTATAAAGGCAACCCTTTTGGTCCCATGCCTAATTTAATGGCAACAGCAGAGTATGTGACAAAAGTACACGCTGTTTGCACCCGAACAGGCAATTTGGCGCAGTACAGTTATCGCAAGTCTAAGAATGATAATTTGGTATTACTGGGCGAAGTAGACGAGTACGAGCCCTTAAGTAGAGCTGCGTATTATAAAGCCATGATGCGCGATAAAGCTAGAAATAAAAACACCGAAGACGCTAAATCACCTCCTAACAAAACCAACCAGAACAACAATGCGTAA